The Babylonia areolata isolate BAREFJ2019XMU chromosome 32, ASM4173473v1, whole genome shotgun sequence genome window below encodes:
- the LOC143276438 gene encoding uncharacterized protein LOC143276438, translating into MNFFKPYSACVKSLAEESCHDALLEEIPQYPDMDGINILTDARHATRKNSKYSDIICLGGLSHKVLDFETVCRREEPSAQKHELLGTQRIYQRLEAKEGGTVHIRVHCHDRNASVNKWVADNKPDTESTNDTWHASKNVVKELKSVCIGPRYMEGKTWHPQLSDKAGSIKTHFYWAMKNCDGNAEKLKAMIINIVDHYKGHHTNCSPTSRCHTDPNYEPSKCVIDDPKAELLLRQALQKTLIYKTAHDYVHCMDTFFVESFNNTMLQYHDKRLGSHFGEATYKLHTCLSVLDWNDHINSRRVTSTKSVIDAQTVSKLNG; encoded by the exons ATGAATTTTTTCAAGCCCTACAGTGCCTGTGTGAAGTCCCTGGCTGAGGAGTCGTGCCATGACGCCCTCCTGGAAGAGATTCCTCAGTACCCGGACATGGATGGGATCAACATCCTCACAGACGCTCGACACGCCACACGGAAAAACTCAAAGTATTCTGACATTATTTGCCTTGGTGGACTGAGCCACAAAGTCCTTGACTTTGAGACTGTGTGTCGGCGTGAGGAGCCAAGTGCCCAGAAACATGAGCTCTTAGGGACACAAAGGATATACCAGCGTCTCGAAGCaaaggaggggggaacagtgcACATCAGAGTCCACTGCCACGACAGAAATGCCAGTGTGAACAAGTGGGTGGCAGACAACAAACCAGACACAGAAAGTACCAATGACACGTGGCACGCCTCGAAAAATGTGGTCAAAGAGCTGAAATCTGTGTGCATTGGGCCCCGATACATGGAGGGTAAGACCTGGCACCCCCAGCTGTCTGACAAGGCCGGCTCGATCAAGACACACTTTTACTGGGCCATGAAAAACTGTGATGGCAACGCTGAGAAGTTGAAAGCTATGATCATCAACATCGTGGATCATTACAAAGGCCACCACACCAATTGCTCTCCAACTTCTCGCTGCCACACTGACCCAAACTATGAGCCCAGTAAGTGTGTTATTGATGACCCCAAGGCAGAGTTGTTGCTGCGTCAGGCCCTTCAGAAAACCCTCATCTACAAAACTGCCCATGACTACGTGCACTGCATGGACACATTCTTTGTGGAATCCTTCAACAACACCATGTTGCAGTACCACGATAAACGGCTGGGAAGCCACTTTGGGGAAGCGACCTACAAACTCCacacctgcctctctgtcttggactggaatgatcacataaacagccggcgagtgacctccacaaaatctgtgattgacgctc AAACTGTCAGCAAATTAAATGGATGA